Proteins from a genomic interval of Lemur catta isolate mLemCat1 chromosome 17, mLemCat1.pri, whole genome shotgun sequence:
- the C17H20orf96 gene encoding uncharacterized protein C20orf96 homolog isoform X2, whose translation MARVLEKPSHSGIHSTVSEFQVLDYVPWRWSKQKTKPFTLPPVQQAGSHHKNKMKTLTKVQPALHSKPTMLVASQLNNSQQQLHRREKQDPRKMQAKIRLMKAMLRNRRTSLQELRSHGYFLTKLNEELIKTIQDMEDSTALNVRAMLQQQHILATAINVLEYSNKKRLQQLKSELQEWEEKEQYKINCLEQQVEQLNANVKQTHEEVSFLSTYMDHEYSAKSVQIASLVRQLQQVKDSQQDELDDLNEMCKSVLKSLSDKVQNKKIKILRSLVVKTQSPHQEALLQRARAGQAMLTIMSKYRDFIDQFEEEVPILRAEVEELQAQIREPREIVFEDVLLRRPKCTPDMDVILNIPVEEMLPF comes from the exons ATGGCGCGCGTCTTAGAGAA ACCCAGCCACTCTGGGATTCACTCCACAGTCTCCGAGTTCCAGGTTCTG GATTATGTTCCATGGCGGTGGTCCAAGCAGAAAACCAAACCATTTACTTTGCCTCCAGTCCAACAAGCCGGCAGCcaccataaaaacaaaatgaagacttTGACTAAGGTCCAACCAG CATTGCACTCCAAGCCCACCATGCTGGTGGCAAGCCAGCTGAATAATTCACAACAACAGCTGCACAGAAGGGAGAAGCAGGACCCTAGGAAAATGCAGGCCAAAATCCGGCTAATGAAG GCGATGCTCAGGAACCGGAGGACCTCGCTCCAGGAGCTCCGCAGCCACGGGTACTTCCTCACCAAGCTCAACGAGGAGCTGATCAAGACCATCCAGGACATGGAGGACAGCACGGCCCTTAACGTGCGGGCGATGCTGCAGCAGCAGCACATCCTGGCG ACCGCCATCAACGTCTTGGAGTACTCAAACAAGAAAAGGCTGCAACAGTTGAAGTCTGAGCTTCAGGAGTGGGAAGAAAAGGAGCAATACAAGATAAATT gcctggagCAGCAGGTGGAGCAGCTGAATGCCAACGTCAAGCAGACCCACGAGGAGGTGAGCTTCCTGAGCACTTACATGGACCACGAGTATTCCGCCAAATCGGTCCAGATTGCCAGCCTCGTGCGCCAGCTGCAGCAGGTTAAAGACAGCCAGCAG GATGAGCTGGATGACCTTAATGAGATGTGCAAAAGCGTCCTGAAGTCTTTGTCCGACAAGGtgcagaataagaaaataaaaattctgaggtCTCTGGTGGTG AAAACCCAATCTCCCCACCAGGAGGCTCTTCTACAGAGGGCCCGGGCCGGCCAGGCCATGCTGACAATCATGAGCAAGTACAGAGAC TTTATTGACCAGTTTGAGGAGGAAGTGCCCATATTAAGGGCCGAGGTGGAAGAGCTTCAAGCCCAGATCCGGGAACCGCGAGAGATTGTATTTGAGGATGTTCTGCTTCGGAGACCCAA GTGCACCCCAGACATGGACGTCATCCTCAACATCCCTGTGGAAGAGATGCTACCCTTCTAG
- the C17H20orf96 gene encoding uncharacterized protein C20orf96 homolog isoform X1, whose translation MEILSRLNSSRPSHSGIHSTVSEFQVLDYVPWRWSKQKTKPFTLPPVQQAGSHHKNKMKTLTKVQPALHSKPTMLVASQLNNSQQQLHRREKQDPRKMQAKIRLMKAMLRNRRTSLQELRSHGYFLTKLNEELIKTIQDMEDSTALNVRAMLQQQHILATAINVLEYSNKKRLQQLKSELQEWEEKEQYKINCLEQQVEQLNANVKQTHEEVSFLSTYMDHEYSAKSVQIASLVRQLQQVKDSQQDELDDLNEMCKSVLKSLSDKVQNKKIKILRSLVVKTQSPHQEALLQRARAGQAMLTIMSKYRDFIDQFEEEVPILRAEVEELQAQIREPREIVFEDVLLRRPKCTPDMDVILNIPVEEMLPF comes from the exons ATGGAAATTCTTTCTCGCCTCAACTCCTCTAGACCCAGCCACTCTGGGATTCACTCCACAGTCTCCGAGTTCCAGGTTCTG GATTATGTTCCATGGCGGTGGTCCAAGCAGAAAACCAAACCATTTACTTTGCCTCCAGTCCAACAAGCCGGCAGCcaccataaaaacaaaatgaagacttTGACTAAGGTCCAACCAG CATTGCACTCCAAGCCCACCATGCTGGTGGCAAGCCAGCTGAATAATTCACAACAACAGCTGCACAGAAGGGAGAAGCAGGACCCTAGGAAAATGCAGGCCAAAATCCGGCTAATGAAG GCGATGCTCAGGAACCGGAGGACCTCGCTCCAGGAGCTCCGCAGCCACGGGTACTTCCTCACCAAGCTCAACGAGGAGCTGATCAAGACCATCCAGGACATGGAGGACAGCACGGCCCTTAACGTGCGGGCGATGCTGCAGCAGCAGCACATCCTGGCG ACCGCCATCAACGTCTTGGAGTACTCAAACAAGAAAAGGCTGCAACAGTTGAAGTCTGAGCTTCAGGAGTGGGAAGAAAAGGAGCAATACAAGATAAATT gcctggagCAGCAGGTGGAGCAGCTGAATGCCAACGTCAAGCAGACCCACGAGGAGGTGAGCTTCCTGAGCACTTACATGGACCACGAGTATTCCGCCAAATCGGTCCAGATTGCCAGCCTCGTGCGCCAGCTGCAGCAGGTTAAAGACAGCCAGCAG GATGAGCTGGATGACCTTAATGAGATGTGCAAAAGCGTCCTGAAGTCTTTGTCCGACAAGGtgcagaataagaaaataaaaattctgaggtCTCTGGTGGTG AAAACCCAATCTCCCCACCAGGAGGCTCTTCTACAGAGGGCCCGGGCCGGCCAGGCCATGCTGACAATCATGAGCAAGTACAGAGAC TTTATTGACCAGTTTGAGGAGGAAGTGCCCATATTAAGGGCCGAGGTGGAAGAGCTTCAAGCCCAGATCCGGGAACCGCGAGAGATTGTATTTGAGGATGTTCTGCTTCGGAGACCCAA GTGCACCCCAGACATGGACGTCATCCTCAACATCCCTGTGGAAGAGATGCTACCCTTCTAG
- the ZCCHC3 gene encoding zinc finger CCHC domain-containing protein 3 — protein sequence MATGGGVEEERKRGQPQLLPPARPPARGEEAQGGREKMGWAQVVKNLAEKKGEFREQRPPRREEESGGGVGGGLGAPAGLAVPDLGDFPPAGRGDPKARRRDPAGEAADPRKKKGAAEAGRRKKAEAAAAAMAAPFKPSEAEDVAERPLQDEQAAAAGPGKGRFLVRICFQGDEGACPTRDFVVGALILRSIGMDPSDIYAVIQIPGSREFDVSFRSAEKLALFLRVYEEKREQEDCWENFVVLGRSKSSLKTLFILFRNETVDVEDIVTWLKRHCDVLAVPVKVTDRFGIWTGEYKCEIELRQGEGGVRHLPGAFFLGAERGYSWYKGQPKTCFKCGSRTHMSGSCTQDRCFRCGEEGHLSPYCRKGIVCNLCGKRGHAFAQCPKAVHNSVAAQLTGVAGH from the coding sequence ATGGCCACCGGCGGCGGcgtggaggaagagaggaagcgGGGGCAGCCGCAGCTCCTGCCCCCTGCGCGGCCACCGGCCCGGGGCGAGGAGGCTCAAGGCGGGCGCGAGAAAATGGGCTGGGCCCAGGTGGTGAAGAATCTAGCCGAAAAGAAGGGCGAGTTCCGAGAGCAGCGGCCGCCCCGGCGGGAGGAGGAAAGCGGCGGCGGCGTCGGCGGCGGGCTGGGCGCCCCGGCCGGCCTGGCCGTGCCGGACCTCGGCGACTTCCCCCCGGCCGGCCGCGGGGACCCAAAAGCTCGCCGGAGAGACCCGGCCGGCGAGGCGGCGGACCCCCGCAAGAAGAAGGGCGCTGCCGAGGCGGGCAGAAGGAAgaaggccgaggcggcggcggcggccatgGCGGCCCCGTTCAAGCCCAGCGAGGCCGAGGACGTGGCTGAGCGGCCCCTCCAGGACGAGCAGGCGGCGGCAGCGGGCCCGGGCAAGGGTCGCTTCCTCGTCCGCATCTGTTTCCAGGGAGACGAGGGCGCCTGCCCGACCCGGGACTTCGTGGTGGGCGCGCTTATCCTGCGCTCCATCGGCATGGACCCCAGCGACATCTACGCTGTCATCCAGATCCCGGGCAGCCGCGAGTTCGACGTGAGCTTCCGCTCGGCGGAGAAGTTGGCCCTGTTCCTGCGCGTCTACGAGGAGAAGCGAGAGCAGGAGGACTGCTGGGAGAACTTTGTGGTTCTGGGGCGGAGCAAGTCCAGCTTGAAGACGCTCTTCATCCTCTTCCGGAACGAAACGGTGGACGTGGAGGACATTGTGACCTGGCTCAAGCGCCACTGCGACGTGCTGGCCGTGCCCGTGAAAGTGACCGACAGGTTTGGGATCTGGACCGGGGAGTACAAGTGCGAGATCGAGCTGCgccagggggaggggggagtcaGGCATCTGCCGGGGGCCTTCTTCCTGGGAGCCGAGAGGGGCTACAGCTGGTACAAGGGGCAGCCCAAGACGTGCTTTAAATGTGGTTCCCGGACCCACATGAGCGGCAGCTGCACGCAGGACAGGTGCTTCAGGTGCGGGGAGGAGGGGCACCTGAGCCCTTACTGCCGGAAGGGCATCGTGTGCAACCTCTGTGGCAAGCGAGGACACGCATTTGCCCAGTGTCCCAAAGCAGTTCACAATTCCGTGGCAGCTCAGCTAACCGGCGTGGCCGGGCACTGA